ATCATCGGATATCAAAATTCTATTATCATCTTCGTCATACGTAAAGGTCATTCGCCCAAAATGAACATCATCCATACCATAGTCAAATCTGGAGTTCTTCATTTTTATGAGTAACGTATCTCCTGGATTTTCAATTAATACTTCATCTTTAATGTTGACGCTCCCCACGTTGGCAAATTCAGCAGCTTGTCGTAATCCAAGGACGAACAAGGTTCCGATAGAAATTAACCAAAGCCCCAAAAGTGAAAATTTTGCAATGTTCCCTATGGATTTTAAGTTGTTTACCAAAATCTTCAGTCCTAAATACAGCAAGAAAAAGAATGGAATTCCTATGGTAAAGAATATCAAAATAGATACGACCCAAACAGGAGCGCCTGTTGTGTTCACTATCTCATAAAAATCGATACCCGGAAAGTGCACTGCATTGAACATTCCTACGCTAAAGAGTGCTACAAACAATCCTATAAGCATTGAAGCACCTATGATAATCAATAGTATACCTATGAATTTCCCAAATACTTTGAACAGGAACATGATGATATCTCCTATAGTATCGAAAAAGGTCTTGGAGCCGCTTTTGACCTTGCCGCCTACTTTTTCGTAGTCGACGTTTTTAACCCTGTCTGCAACATCATCAAACCCCTCTTTGACTTTACGTTCTATATTGCTGATGTTGACAGGCTCTCCCCGCATGTCCAGTTTTTGCGAAGTTGAGGCGGCTTCCGGTACCAAAATCCACAATAGGATATAAGCCACTAGTCCAAACCCTGAAAATATGGTTAGTAGGATAAAAAGGATTCGTATCCAAAGGGAGTCAAAACCTAAGTAATGCTCTAGACCAGAACAGACACCACCAATATATTTTTGGTCCATGTCCCGATACAGCTTTTTAGTTCTTCGTCTGGTTTCCGGGCGTGTCTTTTTGGGTTCGTCCTCAAAAATGTCCTCATCGACCATATAATCTTCGGGTTGCCCCATGATGTTGATGACCTCGTCCACTTCTTTTTGGGTAATCACCTGACGTTCACTTTCCATTTTTTCCAAGAAAAGTTCGGCTACCCTAGCTTCAATATCCGCAATGATCTCGTCGCTACCAGCAGTGCCAGAAAATGACCGTTTTATGGACTCCAAATAGAGCCTAAGTTTGTTATACGCCTCATCATCTATATGAAAGAGTGTATTTGCTAGATTTATATTTACTGTCTTGTTCATTTTTTTGATTATTGTTTTGAGTTGGTAACCAGATTTACTGCATTTCTTAATTCGTCCCAGGTGCCGTTGAGTTCGTTTAGGAACAACTTTCCGGTTTCGGTGAGCGCGTAGTATTTACGTGGCGGTCCTGAAGTGGACTCTTCCCACCGATAGTTGAGCAATCCAGCATTTTTTAACCTTGTCAATAAAGGGTAAATAGTGCCTTCCACTACAAGCATCTTTGCGTCTTTTAAAGCTCCTAGAATTTCCGATGCATATTTGTCCTTATCGTTTAAGATAGAAAGAATGCAGTATTCTAGAACCCCTTTTCGCATTTGTGCTTTTGTATTTTCTATGTTCATAACTTCATGGTTCTATTAATTAACTGTTCGTTTTTCTTGTACCCAATTTGATCGGGCCTCTTGCTCCCGCCCATTCCCTCTTTGATGAGAAGAGGGAGCGAGAACTTTTTTTGATTGATTGATTGATGACCCTTCGACTATGCTCAGGGCAAGTTTTTGATTGTTTTTTGATACTTCGACAGTGCTTAGCACAGGTTGATGAATAAACTCCTTAATGGTATTATGTTATTTATTATTGTGATTGATGGTCATAGCTTAATTCTCTTTTTATTTTCCAATTTCCGTTTTCCAATACCCAAACATGGGTGAATTTGGCAATCTCTCCTTTTTGGTATTCTTTGTTTTCGTTCAAATATTCAAAACTGTGTATTCCTTTTTGAATCGCCCCATATAGTTCCCCTTTTTTATGAAGCGGATAGACCTCTAAACTTTCGTGCACTAAGATTCTTTTTGCGGGTTGAGGTTCATTTCTGTCCAATTTTGCACAATTCTCCCGCATTGGATTTAAAAAAGCTGCTCTACTTTCGGTAAGTCCTCCTTTATCGTGATAGAACTCAAAATCTTCGGTAAACAGTGTTTTCATGATTTCAGGATTACATTGATTAAAGGCAGCGTCAAACAGCGTGCTGTCTTTTTTCTCAAGGGTGATGTACAACTCAGAACCTTGTGCTATTTGGGCATTGGTAAACGCTGTTATACTTAAAAAAAGTCCAATTATTATTATGTTGGTTCGGTTCATTATTTTATGAATTTTATAGTGAAAGGGTAAGCAAATGTTTGCCCTTCATTGGTGCGTATCGTTGCCAAAATGGTATACACCACATTGATTACAACCAAAGCTACTTGGATAAGTCCAGTAATACCTGCAGGCCAAAAAAATCGGCTTAACCTAAAATCATCACTGCTAATATGAATATCCAAATTATTAAGGTCGCTTAAGCGGTGAAATCCAAATAAGTTCCAATCAAACAAATCAGGTAAAAAACCTATAAAAAATGGAATACTGATTAAACCTGTGACAACCGAATATAATAGCATACTTATCTGAAAGTTCAATGCCTGCTTACCATTATAGTCTACAAACTTGTGTTCCGATTTGTTCGCTGTCCATAATATTAATGGAAGTATAAAATTACCAAAAGGAATAAAATACTTTGAGAACGTGGAAGCGTGTATGATCGCTGACAGATTTCGTTCGTGTTTGGTTATTGTTGTTGCCATTTTTTAACTGATGATTTGATAAGAAATTTAGTTTACCTATTAGCTTACCATGCAAATATATATCCAAAAGATGGTACTATGCAAAACAAAGTACTATAAATTAACATATATTTAACATAATGAAATAGCAATTATTTTGGTTACTTTTATCAAAACTAAAATTGGAATATGGCTTCAAATGCTAGTAAATTCAACACTTTTACTTTTTTTAAACTTCCTTCGGCTTGGTGGTGCGGAGTACGGGTGAAGTCTATTGATAGCAAAAAGACGGTAACCACAGTAACACATCGTTGGGTGAATCAAAATCCTTTTAAAAGTATGTTTTGGGCCGTTCAAGGTATGGCTGCTGAGTTGAGCACGGGTGCTATGGTCATCAATCAAATACAAGATAGCGGCAGAAAAATATCCATGTTGGTATTGAACAATAATGCAAATTTCTCTAAAAAAGCTACTGGTAAAATCACCTTTACCTGTGAAGATGGACATTTGATTACCGATGCTATTCAAAAAAGTATTGAAACAGGGGAAGGTCAGACCATCTGGATGAAGTCCGTAGGAGTAAATACCGATGGGGTAGTGGTCTCTACGTTTAATTTTGAATGGACGGTAAAGTTGAAAAAATGATTATCTCTTATACACATGGTATAGTAACAAAATATAAAAACAGACAACTAATAACCGTAAACAAAAACAAAAACTATGAATGCACACGAAATAGACTATGACATTTACGGAGAAGAAATGCAATATGTAGAAATTGAGCTTGATCCTCAAGAAGCGGTAGTTGCCGAAGCTGGTAGCTTTATGATGATGGACACCGATATTAAAATGGATACCATTTTTGGTGATGGTTCCGGTCAAGATTCGGGGGTATTGGGCAAGCTGTTCTCTGCTGGAAAACGATTGCTTACGGGAGAGAGTCTTTTTATGACCGCTTTTCTAAATATTGGGCAAGGAAAGAAGAAAGTAAGTTTTGCTTCTCCCTATCCAGGTAAAATACTTCCTATCGATCTATCTGAAAAAGGCGGTAAGTTTATTTGCCAGAAAGATGCTTTTTTATGTGCTGCAAAAGGCGTATCCGTCGGAATTGAATTCTCTAAAAGATTGGGTCGCGGATTGTTTGGGGGTGAAGGCTTTATTATGCAAAAATTAGAAGGCGATGGAATGGCCTTTGTACATGCAGGTGGCACCATGGCTAAAAAGGAATTGGTAGCAGGGGAAGTATTAAAAGTGGACACAGGTTGCATTGTAGGTTTTTCGCACACCGTTGATTATAACATTGAGTTTGTGGGTGGAATAAAAAACACCGTTTTTGGCGGCGAAGGACTATTTTTTGCAACCCTTAAAGGGCCAGGAACCGTTTATGTACAATCATTACCTTTCAGTAGATTGGCAGGAAGAGTTTTGGCTTCCATTCCCAGGGGTGGAAAAGATAAGGGGGAAGGTAGCATTTTAGGTGGTTTGGGTGATATTGTCATGGGTGATAATCGGTTTTGATTTTTTGATTTATAGATGTCAGATGTCAGATGTCAGATGTCAGATGTCAGATGTCGGATTTTGGTTAGTGTATCAATATATTCTTGGTAATGAAGGTTGCATTTTAAATGAATCAAATACTGTTTCGTTTGAATCCTATTGAATGGATTGTTTTCTATTTTTACGAAACACCAAACACCAATTCATGGATTTCCACGACCTTTTTGACTTTCTGGAGCAGCTTGAGCAAAACAATCACAAAGAATGGATGGATACTCATCGTAAATGGTATGAATCCCTACGGGCTAATTATATCCTATGGCTGGATGACTTAGATACAGAACTAGCACAATTGCATGATGATTATTACCCCACTCCAGGGAAACAGGGTATCAATCGAATCAATAATAATTTAATGTTCCATCCCCAAAAACCTGTATATAAGGACCATTTTGGTGCAGGTTTGGATAAAGCACCCAATTCGGCGGATTTTTATATCGAAATTGGGTTAAAGCAATGCCTATTTGCCGGAGGGTTTTGGAGGCCCAAGGCCAAAACACTACAAAGTATCCGGGAGGGTATAGACTATGATGGTGAGGAACTACTTTCTATTTTAAATAAGCCCTCTTTCAAAAGTATGTTTGGTGGACTTTATCAAGATGAAAAATTGACAAATGCCCCTAAGGGCTTTTCTCAGGATCACCCACATATTGAACTTTTAAAAAATAAGACATTTGCGGTAGCGCATCAATTTGATAGAGCTGAAGTTTTTCAAAATGATTTTAAGGAAAAAATCATAGCGGTATACATGGAAATGCTACTATTTCGCCGTTACCTAAACCGAGCAGCATCGATTTAAATAAAACTATGAAATACGGAAATGTAAAGAATATCAAAAAGGAAGTATTGTCCAATAATTGGTACACGCTTCGTAAAATCACTTTTGAATATCGGCGGGAAGATGGTGAATGGGAAACTCAAGTTAGAGAAGCCTATGATCGCGGAAACGGTGCTGTTATTCTTCTTTATAATAAGGATAAGGGTACGGTAATTCTAACACGCCAATTTAGAATGCCTACGTATTTGAATGGTAATGAAGACGGCATGATGATAGAAGCTTGTGCAGGAATCCTTGAAAAAGGAAATGCGGAGCAGACTATTATCATGGAGGTTGAAGAAGAAACGGGATACAAAATTTCGGAAGTGGAAAAAGTTTTTGAATCATACATGTCACCGGGCTCGGTTACGGAAGTCCTTTATTTTTTCATGGGAAAGTATGAAGAGAGTATGAAAATCAGCGAAGGCGGGGGTGCTGAGGATGAAACTGAAAATATTGAAGTATTGGAACTATCTTTTGAAGAAGCTTTGAAACTTGTCAAAAATGGTGAAATAAAAGATGCCAAGACCATTATGTTGCTGCAACACGCTCAAATTAACGGATTGTTCTCCAAATAAATTCGGCGCAAATTATCAATAGGTATCTCTCAGATACTCAAAGATAGATTGCATGCGTTGTTTTAGTTCAGAAGTGGATTGTCTGTAATGGTTGTTCATAAAACTGAAAATAAGTGTTTTTCCAGAATTAGTGAGTAGATAGCCACTAACACAGTGATTATTACTCAAGGTTCCCGTTTTCGCATAAATGTAAGGGTCAGGGGCACCTGAGTACCAGTTTTCCAAAGTGCCTGAAACACCACCAACAGCAAGAGTACTGAATAACGTCTCCCTTGGAAATTCACTGTACATTCTATCCAAAACTTGTACTATGGATTCTGGTGTAAATAGATTGTACCTCGAAAGCCCGGACCCATCCACCCAACGTGGAACTTGTTTGAGATAGGACAAATGGTTTTCCAGCATATGATTCTGTGCTTTGGATACATTCAAGGTATCTGACAAAGTGGAAGAGGCAAGCACAAGCAATTGTTCTGCTAAAAAGTTATCGCTGTCCTGCATCATTTTTCGCAACACTGTATCTTTGGGCACACTGTATAGGGTCGATTTTACCCCTTCTGGCATACTGTTTATAATGTTTATTTTCTTATCTAGTACGTTTATGAGTAATTCCTTGGTCAATGTGCTATCGGTGATAAATGGGATTGACAGTGTATCCTTTCTAGTAGGATTAAAGAAAAAAAGATTCCTCTCCTTTTTCCTATTCCTTGAAAAATCCATGTCTACCACTTTATCCTTAAAATAGGCAGGGATAACAATAAGGGAATCGGTTTTATGTAAAGTCGTGACATTTCCATATATAGGAAGAGCCGTTCTTTCAGGTTGGTAATAATAAGAATAGTCTCCCCAGGACCAACCGGGACCATACTTTTCGTCTTTAAAATTATTCGGATGCAAGGCTATATTTTCATGGGACTTTAAAAAATCCAATGTTGTTGTGTTATCAAAATCAGAATGTAAAAATGTTGGGTCGCCCGTCCCCTCAATAAATAGGGAATCTCCCAACTTAATATATTTTAAGGCAGGAATACTGTCCGGCAGCATCTTAAGCGCAGTGTACAAAGTGAAAATTTTGGTATTACTGGCAGGAGTAAAATATTTTGTATGGTTTTGCTGATAGAGCGTATCCTTGCTCTGGGCATCCAGTATAAGTAACCCTGTAAATTGATTATTGAAAAAAGATTCCAATAATGCAGATTCGGTTTTTTTCTGAATAATTTTCTTTGAGCTGGTACATCCAACCAAAAAAATGACAACTAAAAGTAGATACAATAAATGCTTCATATCACTACCACACTTTGTTTAACATGAAATTACCTAATTTTTAACAAGGATAAAACAATAATGTTTATGAATTTTTGTTTAATTTTATGTTCGTTAAAACAATGATTATCAACTAATTTGTTAAACATAACCCTAAGAATTATGCCTAGAGCTATGTTGGATTACACAAAAACTGTTTTACAAAAAGTCAGTTTTGATACTAAATTATTTACTAAAGAATTGAAAAAAGCTATTTCACGATTATTACCAAATGAAATAGAAGAACTTAAAATCTGGTTGAAACAATTTATTATAGATAAACCAGAATTACAAGCTACACTAGTATTAGTGAGAGTTTAAAAAGAGCCGCTTTAAGCGGCTCTTTTTTTTGGAGAATTTACCAAGATTTTATCTATACACCATTTTTTCCCAATGGACTTATAATTTTCACATCTTGAAAAGCAATGGCTCCTCTAACAATTCCAGAAATCACTTCTTTTAAGGCTTCTGTAATCTGTATTTTCAATTCACTTTTATGGTAGATTAAACTTATTTCTCTCGCAGGGGACGGATTTTTAAACTTTTTTAAATACTGTTTTTTCTTTTGATCTAATTCCAAGGTGTTTAAATAGGGCAGTAATGTCATCCCCATACCTTCATCTGCCAGACTTACCAAAGTTTCAAAACTTCCACTTTCAATTTTGAACTGTTCCTTGTTTAAATTCTTAGGAGATTTACAGAGATTGATGACACCATCCCTAAAACAATGTCCATCTTGTAGCAATAGGATATCGCTCACATCCAAATTTTCTGTTGCCAATAATTCTTGCTCAGAAAGGCGATGGTTTTTTGGAACATATCCAACAAAAGGCTCGTAGTACAAGGGTCTTTCCTTGATAAATTCAATTTCCAATGGTGTAGCGGCGATTCCAGCATCCAAATGTCCATCCAGTATATTTCGTATTAAAGTATCCGTGGACTGCTCTTTAATTATGAGGTTTACCTTGGGATATTTTTTTATAAATGTGTTCAAAAACATGGGAAGAAGCGTTGGCATTACCGTAGGGATTATTCCAATGGTATAATCACCACCAATAAATCCTTTGTCTTGATCTACGATGTCTTTGATACGTTCCGCTTCTGCCACAATATTCTTTGCTTGCGCAACTATCTTTTCACCTACTTCCGTAATGGAAATGGGCTTTTTTCCGCGGTCAAAAATGAGTATATCCAATTCATCTTCAAGTTTTTGTATCTGCATGCTCAGGGTAGGTTGCGTAACAAAACTTTTTTCTGCGGCGAGAGTGAAATTTTTATATTCCGCAACCGCCAAAACATACTGTAATTGAGTTATGGTCATCAACGATAATATTAGACTATAAAGCTATAAAAACTATTAGTAAAACTTATGGAGCCCGTAGATTTTAATTTGATAATTTTATCGTGAATTTGAACAAAAAAACATAAAAATGAAACTAAACGCTATAGGATTGAACGAGGAAACTTCAAAGTCCTTGAGTAATGATTTAAATGAATTGTTGGCAAATTTCCAACAGTATTACCTTAATCTTAGAGGTATTCACTGGAATATACGCGGAAAACGGTTTTTTGACCTCCATGAAAAATTCGAAGAACTTTACGTTGATGCAAATTTAAAAGTTGATGAAGTAGCAGAACGTGTTTTGACACTGGGAGGAGTGCCTTACCATACATTTCAGGATTATGCTTCCAATGCCAAGGTGCCGGTAGGAAAAAATGTAACCAAGGATGAAGATGCAATCAGGTTGATTGTTGATTCCTTAAAAGAACTATTGATTATCGAAAGAAAGATTTTAGACCTTTCTGATGAAGCAAAAGATGAAGGGACCAATTCGATGATGAGCGATTTCATCACGGAGCAGGAAAAAACAGTATGGATGATGAAAGCCTGGTTGGCCGAAGAAATCTGATTACAAGTTTGAACAAAATAAAATGCCCTGATTGTAAAAACAATCAGGGCATTTTACGTTGCACCTTTTTTAGAACCGTATTTCCATTTCCAGATTCTCATCGTTTACTTCAAACTTGGCGTCTTCAAAGTCTGGCCAGCCAAAGAACATTTCATTTCCGGGCATTCCATAACTTTCCGTTGGTGCACCGTTACTATCAAAATCCATTTGATTGTTTTCGTTGGCATCGTGCAATGCTAAGATGGCATAAGTGCCTTTTGGGACATTTTCAAATACGAATGAAACTTTTCCATCCTTAATGGAATCTTTTTGATTTTGAATCCCTTTTCCTTTCAAAAAAGTTTCTTTGGTATGCAGCGCAATCATGACCTTACCTTGGTCATTCGCTACGTTATTAATGGTTACCGTAATATCGACACCTGTAGTTTCTTGTGCAAAGCTGATAAAACTGATTAAAAATAATCCTACTGTTAATGTTAGAGTCTTCATGATGATTTTTTTATTGTTATTGATGCCACAAATATCCTTCTGGAGTGTTTGTTTCAAAATTTCAATCTACTGAAATGTAGTTTTTTAAGGCTGAATTGAATTCAAAATATCAAGGTGCAATTCATCCCTGAAATTTTACAATTGGGTCAATGGGATTGGTGCATCAAACCTTGCCTGTGCATTTTTGCCCCATCAAAATAACGAACAGTCATGAAAAAACTAACCTTTACTTTACTCATACTATTTAATGTCTCATTTCTTCTTTCACAGACAACCATATCTGGTATTATAACAGATTCAAAAAAGGTTCCGATTGCAGGGGCCAATGTGTATTTAGAAGGTACGTATGATGGTGCATCAACTTCAGAAAATGGTGAATTTAGTTTTGAGACGGAAGAGACGGGAACACAAACCCTTGTAATCTCTATGCTTTCGTATGATACGCATTACGAAATAGGTGAAGTATCCTATTTTAAAGACTTACAAATAAGTCTTTTGGAATCTATAAATGCTTTAACGGGCGTTACCCTTACCGCAGGCACTTTTGAAGCGGGAGATAACTCAAAAGTATCTGTTTTAAAACCGTTGGACATCGTTACCACTGCCGGAGCGCTAGCGGATATTAGCAGTGCTCTGCAAACCTTGCCCGGTACCACCACCGTTAACGAAGACGGTAGACTATTTGTGCGTGGAGGAGAAGCTGGCGAAACACAGGTTTTTATTGATGGTCTTCGGGTTTTTCAGTTTTTTAATGCTACGGCTAACAACATTCCCACCCGGGGGCGGTTTTCACCCTTTTTGTTTAAAGGGACTACGTTTAGTACAGGTGGATATTCTGCCGAGTACGGACAAGCGCTCTCTAGCGTGCTATTGCTGAATACAATCGATATGCCCGATCAGGAAAAGACCGAAATATCCATCATGTCTGTTGGTGGCGGACTTGGTCATACGGAATTATGGGGCGACCAATCCCTGAGCATCAACACCTCTTATATTAACTTATCTCCCTACGAAGCATTGATTCCTTCGACTCAAGGAATTAGGTGGAACAGTCCTGTTGAATCCTTTTCCGGCGAAACAGTTTTTAGGAGCAAGGGAGACAAAAGCATGTTGAAGTTGTACACAGGATTCAATTTTTCAAATCTTGATATCAGCCAGGAAGATATCAATTTTGAAGACTTGGTCAGATTTCGCCTGAAGAATAACAATCTTTACTTCAATTCTTCGTACAAACACTTTTTTGAAAATGATTGGACCCTTTCTACCGGAGCATCATTTTCATGGGATGATAATGCGATAGTGGTACAAGAGAATACTATTGACAATGATGAAACCGCTTCGCATATAAAGTTCAAGGTCAAAAAAAGTTTTAGTAGCCGCTTTAGCTTGAATTTTGGCTCTGAACTTTTTCTAACCGACTTTGATGAAACCTTTGCACAGCCCAACGTCCAGGACTTGAGTATAGGATTTGAGGACCAATTATGGGCAAGTTTTGTAGAGACCGATATTTTTTTGAGCAACAAATTTGCCATGAAACTTGGTGTTAGGGCAGAAAATAGTTCCTTGATTGATGATTTTACAGTTTCTCCAAGAATTTCCCTGGCATATAAACCAGGGGAAAAAGGGCAGTTTTCTTTGGCCTATGGGGATTTTTATCAGAACCCATTGACAGAAGTTGCCAAGTTTGGACAAGCTTTGGGTTCCGAAAAAACGTCGCATTACCTTTTAAACTATCAATTTTTAAGTGATGGTAAAACCTTCAGGGCTGAAGCTTACTATAAAGATTACAACAATTTGGTAAAGTATGACACGCAATTACCACAGTTCAATTCTGTATATGATAACTCGGGCAGTGGATATGCTGCTGGATTGGATGTTTTTTGGCGGGATAACAAAAGTATTGAGAATCTGGATTATTGGGTTTCGTATTCCTATTTAAACACCGAGAGGGACTATAGAAATTTTAGGGAACGCGCTACACCAAACTTTGCTCCAGAGCACAATCTTTCTGTAGTTACCAAGTATTGGGTGGATGATTTACGTTCGCAATTGGGTTTTTCATACATATACGGTTCCGGAAGGCCTTATGACAATCCAAACACAAATGGGTTTTTAACGGAAAAGACAAAGTCCTTTAACAGTTTGAATTTTAACTGGGCATACCTGATAGACCAACAAAAAATCCTCTACTTTTCGGTCAATAATGTACTTGGATTCAATAATATCAATAACTATCAGTATGCGAACACCCCAAATGCAAATGGTATTTTTGATAGACAGGCCATAAGACCTGCGGCGGATAGCTTCTTTTTTGTAGGCTTCTTTTGGACAATAAGCACAGATAAGAAAAGTAACCAGTTGGATAACTTATAAAACCAGTTCCATTTGAATATCACTACGCTCATAGGGTGACATAGCCCCTTTGATTTCTACAAAGCCCAACTTCTGGTACAAATTGATTGCAGGTTGTAGAACACGGTTACTTTCCAGATAAATTCTTTTGGCACCCAAAGCTTTGGCTTTTTCTATAATGTGCTGTGCAAGTAGTTTTCCAACACCTTTGCCCTGCGCCTCAGGAGAAACTCCCATTTTTGCCAATTCAAAATCGAACCCCTTGCGTTTACAGGGTATCAAGGCATATACCCCAACAGGC
The nucleotide sequence above comes from Flagellimonas sp. HMM57. Encoded proteins:
- a CDS encoding PspC domain-containing protein → MNKTVNINLANTLFHIDDEAYNKLRLYLESIKRSFSGTAGSDEIIADIEARVAELFLEKMESERQVITQKEVDEVINIMGQPEDYMVDEDIFEDEPKKTRPETRRRTKKLYRDMDQKYIGGVCSGLEHYLGFDSLWIRILFILLTIFSGFGLVAYILLWILVPEAASTSQKLDMRGEPVNISNIERKVKEGFDDVADRVKNVDYEKVGGKVKSGSKTFFDTIGDIIMFLFKVFGKFIGILLIIIGASMLIGLFVALFSVGMFNAVHFPGIDFYEIVNTTGAPVWVVSILIFFTIGIPFFFLLYLGLKILVNNLKSIGNIAKFSLLGLWLISIGTLFVLGLRQAAEFANVGSVNIKDEVLIENPGDTLLIKMKNSRFDYGMDDVHFGRMTFTYDEDDNRILISDDVDIKLRKSDDSYLRLNIRKDSHGNTTLAARERAKQINYDYELMPNEILLDEFLTTSTSNKARNQEVTSTIYIPEGTVVQFAESVHGYVGRGIKNDQDYYRSSIVEYTWIMGEDGELKCQDCPERSNSYESEDEDGHIIINEDGIDIDLEDGDDALKVKINEDGIKIKAKEKN
- a CDS encoding PadR family transcriptional regulator — translated: MNIENTKAQMRKGVLEYCILSILNDKDKYASEILGALKDAKMLVVEGTIYPLLTRLKNAGLLNYRWEESTSGPPRKYYALTETGKLFLNELNGTWDELRNAVNLVTNSKQ
- a CDS encoding nuclear transport factor 2 family protein, translated to MNRTNIIIIGLFLSITAFTNAQIAQGSELYITLEKKDSTLFDAAFNQCNPEIMKTLFTEDFEFYHDKGGLTESRAAFLNPMRENCAKLDRNEPQPAKRILVHESLEVYPLHKKGELYGAIQKGIHSFEYLNENKEYQKGEIAKFTHVWVLENGNWKIKRELSYDHQSQ
- a CDS encoding DUF4870 domain-containing protein, whose translation is MATTITKHERNLSAIIHASTFSKYFIPFGNFILPLILWTANKSEHKFVDYNGKQALNFQISMLLYSVVTGLISIPFFIGFLPDLFDWNLFGFHRLSDLNNLDIHISSDDFRLSRFFWPAGITGLIQVALVVINVVYTILATIRTNEGQTFAYPFTIKFIK
- a CDS encoding DUF4442 domain-containing protein, coding for MASNASKFNTFTFFKLPSAWWCGVRVKSIDSKKTVTTVTHRWVNQNPFKSMFWAVQGMAAELSTGAMVINQIQDSGRKISMLVLNNNANFSKKATGKITFTCEDGHLITDAIQKSIETGEGQTIWMKSVGVNTDGVVVSTFNFEWTVKLKK
- a CDS encoding TIGR00266 family protein codes for the protein MNAHEIDYDIYGEEMQYVEIELDPQEAVVAEAGSFMMMDTDIKMDTIFGDGSGQDSGVLGKLFSAGKRLLTGESLFMTAFLNIGQGKKKVSFASPYPGKILPIDLSEKGGKFICQKDAFLCAAKGVSVGIEFSKRLGRGLFGGEGFIMQKLEGDGMAFVHAGGTMAKKELVAGEVLKVDTGCIVGFSHTVDYNIEFVGGIKNTVFGGEGLFFATLKGPGTVYVQSLPFSRLAGRVLASIPRGGKDKGEGSILGGLGDIVMGDNRF
- a CDS encoding DUF2461 domain-containing protein, whose protein sequence is MDFHDLFDFLEQLEQNNHKEWMDTHRKWYESLRANYILWLDDLDTELAQLHDDYYPTPGKQGINRINNNLMFHPQKPVYKDHFGAGLDKAPNSADFYIEIGLKQCLFAGGFWRPKAKTLQSIREGIDYDGEELLSILNKPSFKSMFGGLYQDEKLTNAPKGFSQDHPHIELLKNKTFAVAHQFDRAEVFQNDFKEKIIAVYMEMLLFRRYLNRAASI
- a CDS encoding NUDIX domain-containing protein, whose product is MKYGNVKNIKKEVLSNNWYTLRKITFEYRREDGEWETQVREAYDRGNGAVILLYNKDKGTVILTRQFRMPTYLNGNEDGMMIEACAGILEKGNAEQTIIMEVEEETGYKISEVEKVFESYMSPGSVTEVLYFFMGKYEESMKISEGGGAEDETENIEVLELSFEEALKLVKNGEIKDAKTIMLLQHAQINGLFSK
- a CDS encoding D-alanyl-D-alanine carboxypeptidase/D-alanyl-D-alanine-endopeptidase — translated: MKHLLYLLLVVIFLVGCTSSKKIIQKKTESALLESFFNNQFTGLLILDAQSKDTLYQQNHTKYFTPASNTKIFTLYTALKMLPDSIPALKYIKLGDSLFIEGTGDPTFLHSDFDNTTTLDFLKSHENIALHPNNFKDEKYGPGWSWGDYSYYYQPERTALPIYGNVTTLHKTDSLIVIPAYFKDKVVDMDFSRNRKKERNLFFFNPTRKDTLSIPFITDSTLTKELLINVLDKKINIINSMPEGVKSTLYSVPKDTVLRKMMQDSDNFLAEQLLVLASSTLSDTLNVSKAQNHMLENHLSYLKQVPRWVDGSGLSRYNLFTPESIVQVLDRMYSEFPRETLFSTLAVGGVSGTLENWYSGAPDPYIYAKTGTLSNNHCVSGYLLTNSGKTLIFSFMNNHYRQSTSELKQRMQSIFEYLRDTY
- a CDS encoding LysR substrate-binding domain-containing protein; protein product: MTITQLQYVLAVAEYKNFTLAAEKSFVTQPTLSMQIQKLEDELDILIFDRGKKPISITEVGEKIVAQAKNIVAEAERIKDIVDQDKGFIGGDYTIGIIPTVMPTLLPMFLNTFIKKYPKVNLIIKEQSTDTLIRNILDGHLDAGIAATPLEIEFIKERPLYYEPFVGYVPKNHRLSEQELLATENLDVSDILLLQDGHCFRDGVINLCKSPKNLNKEQFKIESGSFETLVSLADEGMGMTLLPYLNTLELDQKKKQYLKKFKNPSPAREISLIYHKSELKIQITEALKEVISGIVRGAIAFQDVKIISPLGKNGV
- a CDS encoding Dps family protein, whose protein sequence is MKLNAIGLNEETSKSLSNDLNELLANFQQYYLNLRGIHWNIRGKRFFDLHEKFEELYVDANLKVDEVAERVLTLGGVPYHTFQDYASNAKVPVGKNVTKDEDAIRLIVDSLKELLIIERKILDLSDEAKDEGTNSMMSDFITEQEKTVWMMKAWLAEEI
- a CDS encoding DUF2141 domain-containing protein is translated as MKTLTLTVGLFLISFISFAQETTGVDITVTINNVANDQGKVMIALHTKETFLKGKGIQNQKDSIKDGKVSFVFENVPKGTYAILALHDANENNQMDFDSNGAPTESYGMPGNEMFFGWPDFEDAKFEVNDENLEMEIRF